In Azospirillum ramasamyi, the following are encoded in one genomic region:
- a CDS encoding IS630 family transposase (programmed frameshift) produces the protein MGRSYSSDLRVRIYGEVEKGGSRRAAARRFDVSASTGVRLAQRMAATGSLDPARQGRPPGGGKLAPHAELLIGWVEKQGDITMPELAAKLKAERGVTVHPASLSRFLLARGFTVKKTVLASEAGRADVAEDRRSWRSHRQPRMREEPDRLVFLDETATTTKMTRLRGRAKRGQRFKATAPFGHWGTQTFIAALRCDGLTAPWIIKGAMNRTLFETYVETQLAPTLRPGDVVILDNLSSHKSEKAKAILKERGAWFLFLPPYSPDLNPIEMAFAKLKAHLRRIGARTIEELWRAVGSICDLYTPDECWNYLKHAGYASD, from the exons ATGGGGCGCAGCTATTCGTCGGACCTTCGGGTTCGGATTTACGGAGAGGTCGAGAAAGGCGGTTCGCGTCGGGCGGCGGCGCGCCGGTTCGATGTGAGCGCGAGCACGGGCGTGCGGCTTGCTCAGCGCATGGCGGCAACGGGCTCGCTGGACCCGGCCCGGCAGGGGCGCCCACCGGGCGGTGGCAAGCTGGCCCCGCATGCCGAACTTCTGATCGGCTGGGTGGAGAAGCAAGGCGACATCACCATGCCCGAACTGGCGGCCAAGCTGAAGGCCGAGCGCGGGGTCACGGTCCACCCCGCCTCGCTGTCGCGCTTCCTGCTCGCCCGCGGCTTCACTGTC AAAAAAACGGTGCTGGCGAGCGAGGCCGGTCGCGCTGACGTTGCTGAGGACCGCCGGAGTTGGCGCAGCCACCGTCAGCCCCGGATGCGCGAGGAGCCGGATCGGCTGGTGTTTCTCGACGAGACCGCAACCACCACGAAGATGACCCGACTGCGCGGACGGGCCAAGCGCGGCCAGCGGTTCAAGGCCACGGCGCCGTTTGGCCATTGGGGCACCCAGACCTTCATCGCTGCCCTGCGCTGCGACGGGCTGACCGCCCCGTGGATCATCAAGGGCGCGATGAACCGGACGCTCTTCGAGACCTATGTCGAGACACAACTCGCCCCGACCCTGCGGCCGGGCGATGTCGTCATCCTCGACAACCTATCCAGCCATAAGAGTGAAAAGGCCAAGGCCATCCTCAAGGAACGTGGCGCTTGGTTCCTCTTCCTGCCGCCCTACAGTCCCGACCTCAACCCTATCGAAATGGCGTTCGCCAAGCTCAAAGCTCATCTCCGCCGCATCGGCGCCCGTACCATCGAGGAGTTGTGGAGGGCTGTCGGCTCTATCTGCGACCTCTACACACCAGACGAATGCTGGAACTACCTCAAACATGCAGGATATGCGTCAGATTAA
- the rnk gene encoding nucleoside diphosphate kinase regulator, with the protein MRPAGVFPPIILTETDHDRLSGLAEAIADTLPDVYDYLATELDRAVVVGPDEIAPSIVTMNARVTFRDEVAGQERTVTLVYPQEADLAAGRVSVLTPIGAALIGVAEKQSITWYTRQGEAKTLTVLTVEHAMQEEALALSGE; encoded by the coding sequence ATGCGTCCCGCAGGCGTTTTCCCTCCCATCATCCTCACCGAAACCGATCATGACCGGCTGTCCGGCCTGGCGGAGGCCATCGCCGATACGCTGCCCGACGTCTACGACTATCTTGCGACGGAACTGGACCGCGCTGTCGTGGTGGGCCCGGACGAGATCGCTCCATCGATCGTCACGATGAACGCGCGCGTGACCTTCCGGGACGAGGTGGCCGGACAGGAGCGAACCGTCACCCTGGTCTATCCCCAGGAGGCCGACCTTGCTGCCGGACGTGTGTCGGTGCTGACCCCGATCGGCGCGGCACTCATCGGCGTTGCCGAAAAACAGTCCATCACATGGTACACGCGTCAGGGAGAGGCAAAGACCCTCACCGTTCTGACGGTCGAGCATGCCATGCAGGAGGAAGCGCTGGCACTGTCCGGCGAATAG
- a CDS encoding dihydroorotase produces MKEQPVAGTDSIVDLVIHGGDIVTSTARFQASIAISGGRIAAIGAPETMPPAAETLDATGLAILPGGIDVHVHFRDPGYTHKEDWSSGTIAAAFGGVTTVFDMPNTIPTVATPEILATKHAIAADKAYVDFGLYAVLGEESLDHVEGLVEGGVIGFKLYMGNTFGRIPSPDTGAMLELFERVAPTGMRVSLHAETNTIMERREKRLREAGRNDPLAHLDSRPAVVAVEAVERAATLAEWTGARIHILHISSKEELRPLAEAKARGVDITGETGPHYLMLSTDDYARCKGVIRVNPPVREADCHEPLWNALKDGTIDMIATDHAPHTPEEKTRSVIWNCDCGFPGVETQMPLMLTAVAEGRMDIHTYVRASSEAPAKSFGLYPQKGAILPGADADFAIFDLSEEWVIDDFNLHSLSRISPWHGRKVKGKLKHTLVRGAFVVRDGSLVETMKGHGRSVHTIQRMPPAEPRNTDKTIAAVTAVPASADMP; encoded by the coding sequence ATGAAGGAACAGCCGGTGGCAGGCACCGACTCTATTGTCGACCTCGTGATCCATGGTGGCGATATCGTCACCTCCACGGCGCGTTTCCAGGCCAGCATCGCCATCAGCGGCGGCAGGATCGCCGCCATCGGCGCGCCTGAAACGATGCCGCCCGCGGCCGAGACGCTGGATGCGACCGGACTCGCCATTCTGCCCGGGGGCATCGACGTCCATGTGCATTTCCGCGATCCGGGCTATACCCACAAGGAGGACTGGTCCAGCGGAACCATCGCCGCGGCGTTCGGCGGCGTGACGACCGTCTTCGACATGCCGAACACCATCCCGACCGTGGCGACGCCGGAGATCCTGGCCACCAAGCACGCCATCGCCGCCGACAAGGCCTATGTGGACTTCGGCCTCTACGCGGTGCTGGGCGAGGAATCGCTCGACCATGTCGAAGGGCTGGTCGAGGGCGGGGTGATCGGATTCAAGCTCTACATGGGCAACACCTTCGGCCGCATCCCGTCGCCGGACACCGGCGCCATGCTGGAACTGTTCGAGCGCGTCGCGCCGACCGGCATGCGCGTCAGCCTCCATGCCGAAACCAACACCATCATGGAACGGCGGGAGAAGCGCCTGCGCGAGGCCGGGCGCAACGATCCGCTCGCCCATCTCGACTCCCGCCCGGCGGTGGTGGCGGTGGAGGCGGTGGAGCGCGCCGCGACCCTGGCCGAATGGACCGGCGCGCGCATCCACATCCTCCACATCTCCTCCAAGGAGGAACTCCGCCCGCTGGCCGAGGCGAAGGCCCGCGGGGTGGACATCACCGGGGAAACCGGGCCGCATTACCTGATGCTGAGCACCGACGACTATGCACGCTGCAAGGGTGTCATCCGCGTGAACCCGCCGGTGCGCGAGGCCGACTGTCACGAACCGCTGTGGAACGCGCTGAAGGACGGCACGATCGACATGATCGCCACCGACCATGCTCCCCACACGCCGGAGGAAAAGACGCGGTCGGTGATCTGGAACTGCGACTGCGGCTTCCCCGGCGTCGAGACGCAGATGCCGCTGATGCTGACCGCCGTGGCGGAAGGCCGGATGGACATCCACACCTATGTCCGCGCCAGTTCGGAGGCCCCGGCCAAGAGCTTCGGCCTCTACCCGCAGAAGGGCGCCATTCTGCCGGGCGCCGACGCCGACTTCGCCATCTTCGACCTGTCCGAGGAGTGGGTGATCGACGATTTCAATCTTCACTCCCTGTCGCGCATCTCTCCCTGGCATGGGCGCAAGGTGAAGGGAAAGCTCAAGCACACGCTGGTCCGCGGGGCCTTCGTGGTGCGCGACGGCTCCCTGGTCGAGACCATGAAGGGCCATGGCCGCTCGGTCCACACCATTCAGCGCATGCCGCCGGCCGAGCCGCGCAACACCGACAAGACCATCGCGGCGGTGACGGCCGTTCCGGCCTCCGCCGACATGCCCTGA
- a CDS encoding DUF3830 family protein, whose product MSELLVTAGPFRFEARFETEKAPKTVAALRARLPFRSSVVHVRWSGEGVWVPLGDTDFAVPFENHTSHPAPGQIILYPGGISETEILLAYGGVSFSSKVGQLAGNHFITLTSGLENLPELGRLVLWEGAKEFEIALG is encoded by the coding sequence ATGAGCGAACTTCTCGTCACCGCCGGCCCCTTCCGCTTCGAAGCGCGCTTCGAAACGGAAAAGGCGCCGAAAACGGTCGCCGCGCTTCGTGCGCGGCTTCCCTTCCGCAGCAGCGTCGTCCATGTCCGCTGGAGCGGCGAGGGCGTGTGGGTGCCTCTGGGCGACACCGACTTCGCCGTTCCCTTCGAGAACCACACCAGCCATCCGGCGCCGGGGCAGATCATCCTCTACCCCGGCGGCATCAGCGAGACGGAAATCCTGCTGGCCTATGGCGGCGTCAGCTTCTCCAGCAAGGTCGGCCAGCTCGCCGGAAACCATTTCATCACCCTGACGTCCGGCCTGGAGAACCTGCCGGAGCTGGGCCGGCTGGTCCTGTGGGAAGGCGCCAAGGAGTTCGAGATCGCCCTGGGCTGA
- a CDS encoding acetamidase/formamidase family protein: protein MPLDLAPTPESVHWGFFDGTLPPVAEIASGDVVTIHTISGGPEDLPPDGHGMTVRPEHRRVLNAVEPGPGPHIMTGPIAVRGAEPGDALRVEILEVSLLDDWGFNLIRPGAGALPDLVPEGGRVHLPIDHARGVVRMPWGLEIPARPFFGVIGTAPPPAAGRLTSIIPGAFGGNIDNKELTAGAVLHLPVWTKGGLLSVGDGHAAQGDGEVCLTAVETGLTGRLRIELVKGAGLAGPWAETAEHVITMGFDPDLDEAARLALRAMIALVTARTGLSAEDAYRLCSVAADLRVTQLVNRHKGIHALLPRWALQGAS, encoded by the coding sequence ACGCTGCCACCGGTCGCCGAGATCGCCAGCGGCGATGTCGTGACGATCCACACCATCAGCGGCGGGCCGGAGGATCTGCCGCCGGACGGGCATGGCATGACCGTCCGGCCGGAGCATCGCCGCGTTCTTAATGCCGTGGAGCCGGGGCCGGGGCCGCACATCATGACCGGGCCTATCGCGGTGCGCGGTGCGGAGCCGGGCGATGCCCTGCGGGTCGAGATTCTGGAGGTGTCGCTGCTCGATGATTGGGGCTTCAACCTGATCCGCCCCGGTGCCGGGGCGCTGCCCGATCTGGTGCCGGAAGGAGGGCGCGTCCATCTGCCCATCGACCACGCGCGCGGCGTGGTGCGGATGCCCTGGGGGCTGGAGATCCCCGCCCGCCCCTTCTTCGGCGTCATCGGAACCGCTCCGCCGCCGGCCGCCGGGCGGCTGACCTCGATCATTCCCGGTGCCTTCGGCGGCAACATCGACAACAAGGAACTGACGGCGGGCGCGGTGCTGCACCTGCCGGTCTGGACCAAGGGCGGGCTGCTGTCGGTGGGAGACGGTCATGCCGCCCAGGGCGATGGCGAGGTCTGCCTGACCGCCGTCGAAACCGGCCTGACCGGGCGCCTGCGCATCGAATTGGTGAAGGGGGCGGGACTGGCCGGGCCGTGGGCGGAAACGGCTGAGCATGTGATCACGATGGGCTTCGACCCCGACCTGGACGAGGCGGCCCGGCTGGCGCTCCGCGCCATGATCGCGCTGGTCACCGCCCGCACCGGCCTGTCCGCCGAAGACGCCTACCGCCTGTGCAGCGTCGCCGCCGACCTGCGGGTCACGCAGCTGGTGAACCGGCACAAGGGCATCCACGCCCTGCTTCCGCGCTGGGCGCTGCAGGGCGCGTCCTGA